The Serpentinimonas maccroryi genome has a segment encoding these proteins:
- the katG gene encoding catalase/peroxidase HPI: protein MTTESKCPFHGAPTAPAVAGVRSNRDWWPEQLNLRILHQHGCKSNPMGKDFDYKKAFAELDLDAVVQDLKALMTDSQDWWPADYGHYGPFFIRMAWHAAGTYRIHDGRGGAGHGAQRFAPENSWPDNGNLDKARRLLWPIKQKYGKHLSWADLLILTGNVALESMGFKTFGFAGGRPDIWEPQDDIWWGPETEWLGDKRYSGERDLAKPLGAVQMGLIYVNPQGPNGVPDALASARDIRETFARMAMNDEETVALVAGGHTFGKAHGAGLESHVGREPEGAPIEQQGLGWANSLGTGKGGDTITSGIEGAWTPTPTQWDHSYFEMLFGYDWNLVKSPAGAWQWEPVNVADKDLAPAAHDPAKRVKTMMTTADLALRFDPAYNKIARRFQQNPAEFADAFARAWFKLTHRDMGPRARYQGKLVPPEVLIWQDPVPAATQPLIDAADVAALKAQVLASNLSVAQLVATAWGAASTFRGSDKRGGANGARIRLAPQKDWAANDPVQLASVLAQLEAIQQRFNASSGKKVSLADLIVLAGGAAVEAAAKAAGHAIEVPFHPGRTDALPEQTDVASFAVLEPRADGLRNYAAPGCEAHAAELLIDRAQLLTLTAPELTVLVGGLRVLGANSGGSRHGVFTQRPGVLSTDFYTQLLDMGTVWARSAANPHVLEGRCRKSGALKWTATVADLVFGSNSQLRALAEVYAERGNERKFVQDFVAAWVKVMELDRFDLR from the coding sequence ATGACGACCGAATCCAAATGCCCTTTCCACGGTGCGCCCACCGCCCCGGCGGTGGCGGGCGTGCGCTCGAACCGCGACTGGTGGCCCGAGCAGCTCAATCTGCGCATCCTGCACCAGCACGGCTGCAAATCGAACCCGATGGGCAAAGACTTTGATTACAAAAAAGCCTTCGCCGAACTCGACCTCGACGCTGTGGTGCAAGACCTCAAGGCGCTGATGACCGACTCGCAAGACTGGTGGCCGGCCGACTACGGCCACTACGGCCCCTTCTTTATCCGCATGGCCTGGCACGCCGCCGGCACCTACCGCATCCACGACGGCCGCGGCGGTGCCGGCCACGGCGCGCAGCGTTTTGCCCCCGAGAACAGCTGGCCCGACAACGGCAACCTCGACAAGGCGCGGCGCCTGCTGTGGCCGATCAAGCAAAAGTACGGCAAGCACCTGTCGTGGGCCGATTTGCTCATCCTCACCGGCAACGTGGCGCTGGAGTCTATGGGCTTCAAGACCTTTGGCTTTGCCGGTGGCCGCCCCGACATCTGGGAGCCGCAGGACGACATCTGGTGGGGCCCCGAAACCGAGTGGCTGGGCGACAAGCGCTACAGCGGCGAGCGCGATCTGGCCAAACCGCTGGGCGCGGTGCAGATGGGCCTGATTTACGTCAACCCGCAGGGCCCCAACGGCGTGCCCGATGCGCTGGCCTCGGCGCGCGACATCCGCGAGACCTTCGCGCGCATGGCCATGAACGACGAGGAAACCGTGGCCTTGGTGGCCGGCGGCCACACCTTTGGCAAGGCGCACGGGGCCGGGCTGGAGTCGCACGTGGGGCGCGAGCCCGAAGGCGCGCCGATCGAGCAGCAGGGCTTGGGCTGGGCCAACAGCCTGGGCACGGGCAAGGGCGGCGACACCATCACCAGCGGCATCGAAGGCGCTTGGACCCCGACCCCGACGCAGTGGGACCACAGCTACTTCGAGATGCTGTTTGGCTACGACTGGAATCTGGTCAAGAGCCCGGCCGGCGCCTGGCAGTGGGAGCCGGTCAACGTGGCCGACAAAGACCTGGCCCCAGCGGCGCACGACCCCGCCAAGCGCGTCAAGACCATGATGACCACCGCCGACTTGGCGCTGCGCTTCGACCCGGCCTACAACAAAATCGCGCGCCGCTTTCAGCAAAACCCGGCCGAGTTCGCCGACGCCTTTGCCCGCGCCTGGTTCAAGCTCACGCACCGCGACATGGGGCCGCGCGCGCGCTACCAGGGCAAGCTGGTGCCGCCCGAGGTCCTGATCTGGCAAGACCCGGTGCCGGCCGCCACGCAGCCGCTGATCGACGCCGCCGACGTGGCGGCGCTCAAAGCCCAGGTGCTGGCATCAAACCTGAGCGTGGCGCAACTGGTGGCCACGGCCTGGGGCGCGGCGAGCACCTTCCGCGGTTCCGACAAACGCGGAGGCGCCAACGGCGCGCGCATCCGGCTGGCGCCGCAAAAAGACTGGGCCGCCAACGACCCGGTGCAGCTCGCCAGCGTGCTGGCCCAACTCGAAGCCATCCAGCAGCGCTTCAACGCCAGTTCGGGCAAAAAAGTCTCGCTGGCCGACTTGATCGTGCTCGCTGGCGGCGCAGCGGTGGAGGCGGCGGCCAAGGCTGCGGGCCATGCCATTGAGGTGCCGTTTCACCCCGGGCGCACCGACGCGCTGCCCGAGCAAACCGATGTGGCCTCGTTTGCCGTGCTCGAGCCGCGCGCCGACGGCTTGCGCAACTACGCCGCTCCCGGCTGCGAAGCCCACGCCGCCGAGTTGCTGATCGACCGCGCGCAGCTTTTGACCCTTACCGCGCCCGAACTCACGGTGCTGGTGGGCGGCCTGCGCGTGCTCGGGGCCAACAGCGGCGGCAGCCGCCACGGCGTGTTCACGCAGCGCCCCGGCGTGCTCTCGACCGACTTCTACACCCAGTTGCTCGACATGGGCACGGTGTGGGCGCGTTCGGCCGCCAATCCGCACGTGCTCGAGGGCCGCTGCCGCAAGAGCGGCGCCCTGAAGTGGACCGCGACCGTGGCCGATCTGGTGTTTGGCTCCAACTCGCAACTGCGGGCCCTGGCCGAGGTCTATGCCGAGCGCGGCAACGAGCGCAAGTTCGTGCAGGACTTTGTCGCCGCTTGGGTCAAGGTGATGGAGCTGGACCGCTTCGACTTGCGTTGA
- a CDS encoding HNH endonuclease, translating to MKVLKLSAQGVPQSWISLEQAVLHYAAGEVRWEAGLRVARFRGGINAASGLQSVIEVNSIIGTVGVPNINPFELKPSLNNEKLFARDRSLCAYCGDSFPESFLTREHIRPLAQKGGDQWMNVVTACRSCNHRKGNRTPEQARMPLLYTPYVPSLWEDFILRNRRILADQMEFLAARLPRHSRLHA from the coding sequence GTGAAGGTCTTGAAATTGTCGGCACAGGGCGTGCCGCAGTCGTGGATCAGCCTAGAGCAGGCCGTGCTGCACTACGCAGCCGGCGAGGTGCGCTGGGAGGCGGGCCTGCGCGTGGCGCGGTTTCGGGGCGGTATCAACGCCGCCAGCGGGCTGCAGTCGGTGATCGAGGTCAACTCCATCATCGGCACGGTCGGCGTGCCCAACATCAACCCCTTCGAGCTCAAGCCCAGCCTGAACAACGAAAAGCTGTTCGCCCGCGACCGCAGCCTGTGCGCCTACTGTGGCGACTCGTTCCCCGAATCGTTTCTAACGCGCGAGCACATCCGGCCGCTGGCCCAAAAAGGCGGCGACCAATGGATGAACGTGGTCACGGCCTGCCGCAGCTGCAACCACCGCAAGGGCAACCGCACGCCCGAACAAGCGCGCATGCCGCTGCTCTACACCCCCTACGTGCCCAGCTTGTGGGAGGACTTTATTTTGCGCAACCGCCGCATCTTGGCCGACCAGATGGAGTTTCTGGCCGCGCGCCTGCCACGCCACTCGCGGCTGCACGCCTGA
- a CDS encoding bifunctional riboflavin kinase/FAD synthetase, which produces MKIIQGMANLLRQTRSQGGCALTIGNFDGVHRGHQAMLALLGNEARHRGLPSCALTFEPHPRDYFAQKYRQPDLAPARIATLRDKLHELRRCGVERCVILPFDERLATLPAQAFIDQVLIGALGARYVLVGDDFRFGAQRRGDYALLDAAGSAQGFDVARMMSYEVHGLRVSSSEVREALAAGRMTDVAALLGRPYAISGHVVHGRKLGRALGASASGADDGFRTLNLRFDHWKPAASGIFVVQVHGLDPDPAAPPLPGVANLGVRPSLDPNDANGGRVLLETHCLDWPERVQQALRSATTPGEAYGKIIRVELLHKLHDELRYDGLEALTRGIAQDCADARAWFAARSAAPT; this is translated from the coding sequence ATGAAAATCATCCAAGGCATGGCCAACCTGCTGCGCCAGACCCGCTCCCAAGGGGGCTGCGCGCTCACCATTGGCAACTTCGACGGCGTGCACCGTGGCCACCAAGCCATGCTGGCGCTGCTGGGCAATGAGGCGCGCCACCGCGGCCTGCCCAGTTGCGCCCTCACTTTCGAGCCGCACCCGCGCGACTATTTCGCGCAAAAATACCGCCAGCCCGATCTGGCCCCGGCGCGCATCGCCACCTTGCGCGACAAGCTGCACGAGCTGCGCCGCTGCGGCGTGGAGCGGTGCGTGATCCTGCCCTTTGACGAGCGCTTGGCGACGCTGCCGGCGCAGGCCTTCATCGACCAGGTGCTGATCGGGGCGCTGGGCGCGCGCTACGTGCTGGTGGGCGACGATTTCCGCTTTGGCGCCCAGCGCCGCGGCGACTACGCGCTGCTCGATGCCGCAGGCAGCGCCCAGGGCTTCGACGTGGCGCGCATGATGAGCTACGAGGTGCACGGTCTGCGCGTCTCCAGCTCCGAGGTGCGCGAGGCGCTGGCCGCTGGCCGCATGACCGATGTGGCCGCCCTGCTGGGCCGGCCCTACGCCATCAGCGGCCACGTGGTGCATGGGCGCAAGCTTGGGCGCGCGCTGGGCGCGTCGGCCAGCGGGGCCGACGACGGCTTTCGCACCCTGAACCTGCGCTTTGACCACTGGAAGCCCGCCGCCAGCGGCATTTTCGTGGTGCAAGTGCACGGGCTGGACCCAGACCCGGCGGCACCGCCGCTGCCCGGCGTGGCCAACCTTGGCGTGCGGCCCTCGCTCGACCCCAACGACGCCAACGGCGGCCGCGTGCTGCTAGAGACCCACTGCCTAGACTGGCCCGAGCGCGTGCAGCAGGCCCTGCGCAGCGCCACCACGCCGGGTGAGGCCTACGGTAAAATCATTCGCGTCGAACTGCTGCACAAACTGCACGACGAGCTGCGCTACGATGGCCTCGAGGCCCTCACGCGCGGCATCGCACAAGACTGCGCCGACGCCCGCGCCTGGTTTGCCGCCCGGTCTGCAGCCCCCACCTGA
- the ileS gene encoding isoleucine--tRNA ligase, producing MPDATPTDYSATLNLPDTPFPMRGNLPQREPGWVQEWNEHGLYQRLRAARVGAPKFILHDGPPYANGQIHIGHAVNKVLKDMIVKARQLAGFDAQYIPGWDCHGLPIENAIEKLHGRKLSRDQMQTKARAFATEQIAQQMADFQRLGVLGQWGQPYKTMDFATEAHEIRAFKRMMERGFVYRGLKPVYWCFDCGSSLAEFEIEYQDKQSQSLDVGFLCAEPAKLLHAFFGHSGLPHVDTAELARQPMYAVIWTTTAWTIPANQALNLNPELIYALVHTPRGLLVLAESLVEKCLVRFQLQGSVLATAPGRALELINFQHPLAHVHPGYERSSPIYLADYATAQDGTGIVHSAPAYGVEDFNSCVAHGLKLDEILNPVQGNGQYDEALPLFGGLNIWKACSVIIDTLRAHGRLFGTETISHSYPHCWRHKTPVIYRAAAQWFVRMDAGSGVFTQDAAEQTLRQSALQAIEQTRFYPENGRTRLRDMIANRPDWCISRQRSWGVPLPFLLHLDSGEPHPRTLEIIDLAAEVVEAGGIEAWSQLSVAEILARIDDAADPAHYSKSSDILEVWFDSGTTHTTVLKGSHAGAGHEHGPEADLYLEGHDQHRGWFHSSLLTACALYGRAPYKGLLTHGFTVDGQGRKMSKSVGNVVAPQQISSKLGAEIIRLWVAATDYSGDLAIDDKILARVVDAYRRMRNTLRFLLANISDFDPATDGVPESELLEIDRYALSRAAALQAEVLAHYQEYEFHPVVAKLQVYCSEDLGAFYLDVLKDRLYTSAPKSLARRSAQTALHQITHALLRWMAPFLSFTAEEAWKLVGHTESIYTETYLPLPSPNQALLAKWGRLRELRTVVNKAIEDVRSSGSLGSSLQANLRLTLDAEDLALLRSLGDELKFVFIVSAVELQPGAQLAVQVRPASAPKCARCWHYRDDVGHDPAHPELCGRCTSNLYGSGEVRHVA from the coding sequence ATGCCAGACGCCACCCCGACCGACTACAGCGCCACGCTGAACCTGCCCGACACGCCCTTTCCCATGCGCGGCAACCTGCCGCAGCGCGAACCGGGTTGGGTGCAAGAGTGGAACGAGCACGGCCTGTACCAGCGCCTGCGCGCCGCGCGCGTGGGTGCGCCCAAGTTCATCTTGCACGACGGCCCGCCCTATGCCAACGGCCAGATCCACATCGGGCACGCGGTCAACAAGGTGCTCAAAGACATGATCGTCAAAGCGCGCCAGCTGGCCGGCTTTGACGCGCAGTACATCCCGGGCTGGGACTGCCACGGCCTGCCGATCGAGAACGCGATTGAAAAGCTGCACGGCCGCAAGCTGTCGCGCGATCAGATGCAGACCAAGGCACGCGCCTTCGCCACCGAGCAGATCGCGCAGCAGATGGCCGACTTCCAGCGCTTGGGCGTGCTGGGCCAGTGGGGCCAGCCCTACAAAACCATGGACTTCGCCACCGAAGCCCACGAGATCCGCGCCTTCAAGCGCATGATGGAGCGCGGCTTCGTCTATCGCGGCCTCAAGCCGGTCTATTGGTGCTTCGACTGCGGTTCCTCGCTGGCCGAGTTCGAGATCGAGTACCAAGACAAGCAAAGCCAGAGCCTGGACGTGGGCTTTTTGTGCGCCGAACCGGCCAAACTGCTGCACGCCTTCTTTGGCCACAGCGGCCTGCCGCACGTGGATACCGCCGAGCTTGCGCGCCAGCCCATGTACGCCGTGATCTGGACCACCACCGCTTGGACCATTCCGGCCAACCAGGCCCTGAACCTCAACCCCGAGCTGATCTACGCGCTGGTGCACACGCCGCGCGGCTTGCTGGTGCTGGCCGAATCGCTGGTGGAAAAATGCCTGGTGCGCTTTCAGTTGCAAGGCAGCGTGCTCGCCACCGCCCCCGGCCGGGCGCTGGAGCTGATCAATTTCCAGCACCCGCTGGCGCACGTGCACCCCGGTTACGAGCGCTCAAGCCCCATTTATCTGGCCGACTACGCCACCGCCCAAGACGGCACCGGCATCGTGCACTCGGCCCCGGCCTATGGCGTGGAAGACTTCAACTCCTGCGTCGCCCACGGCCTGAAGCTGGACGAAATCCTCAACCCGGTGCAGGGCAACGGCCAGTACGACGAGGCGCTGCCCCTGTTTGGCGGCCTCAACATCTGGAAGGCCTGCTCGGTGATCATCGACACCCTGCGCGCGCACGGCCGGCTGTTTGGCACCGAGACCATCAGCCACAGCTACCCGCACTGCTGGCGCCACAAAACGCCGGTGATCTACCGCGCCGCCGCGCAGTGGTTCGTGCGCATGGACGCAGGCAGCGGCGTGTTCACGCAAGACGCCGCCGAGCAGACGCTGCGCCAGTCGGCGCTGCAAGCCATCGAGCAAACGCGCTTTTACCCCGAAAACGGCCGCACCCGGCTGCGCGACATGATCGCCAACCGGCCCGACTGGTGCATCAGCCGCCAGCGCTCCTGGGGCGTGCCGCTGCCCTTTTTGCTGCACCTCGACAGCGGCGAGCCGCACCCGCGCACGCTCGAGATCATCGACCTAGCCGCCGAGGTGGTGGAAGCGGGCGGCATCGAGGCCTGGAGCCAGCTCAGCGTGGCCGAGATTTTGGCGCGCATCGACGACGCCGCCGACCCGGCGCACTACAGCAAGAGCAGCGACATTCTGGAAGTCTGGTTCGACTCGGGCACCACCCACACCACCGTGCTCAAGGGCAGCCACGCCGGCGCCGGGCACGAGCACGGCCCCGAGGCCGACCTCTACCTCGAAGGCCACGACCAGCATCGCGGCTGGTTCCACAGCTCGCTGCTCACCGCCTGCGCCCTGTACGGCCGCGCGCCGTACAAGGGCTTGCTCACGCACGGCTTCACCGTCGATGGCCAAGGCCGCAAGATGAGCAAGAGCGTGGGCAACGTGGTGGCGCCGCAGCAGATCAGCTCCAAGCTCGGGGCCGAGATCATCCGCCTGTGGGTGGCGGCCACCGATTATTCGGGCGATCTGGCGATCGACGACAAAATTCTGGCGCGCGTGGTCGATGCCTACCGGCGCATGCGCAACACGCTGCGCTTTTTGCTCGCCAACATCAGCGACTTCGACCCCGCCACCGACGGCGTGCCCGAGTCCGAACTGCTGGAGATCGACCGCTACGCCCTGAGCCGCGCGGCCGCCTTGCAGGCCGAGGTGCTGGCGCACTACCAAGAGTACGAGTTCCACCCCGTGGTCGCCAAGCTGCAAGTCTATTGCTCCGAAGACTTGGGCGCCTTCTACCTCGACGTGCTCAAAGACCGCCTCTACACCAGCGCCCCCAAGAGCCTGGCACGGCGCAGCGCCCAGACCGCGCTGCACCAGATCACGCACGCGCTGCTGCGCTGGATGGCGCCGTTTTTGAGCTTCACCGCTGAGGAGGCGTGGAAATTGGTCGGCCACACCGAGTCGATCTACACCGAGACCTACCTGCCGCTGCCCAGCCCCAACCAGGCCTTGCTGGCCAAGTGGGGCCGCCTGCGCGAGCTGCGCACGGTGGTCAACAAGGCGATCGAAGATGTGCGCAGCAGCGGCAGCCTAGGCTCCTCGCTGCAAGCCAACCTGAGGCTCACGCTCGACGCCGAAGACTTGGCGCTGCTGCGCAGCCTAGGCGACGAGCTCAAATTTGTGTTCATCGTCTCGGCCGTCGAGCTGCAGCCGGGCGCGCAGCTGGCGGTGCAGGTGCGCCCAGCCAGCGCCCCCAAGTGCGCGCGCTGCTGGCATTACCGCGACGACGTGGGCCACGACCCGGCGCACCCCGAGCTCTGTGGCCGCTGCACCAGCAACCTGTACGGCAGCGGCGAAGTGCGCCACGTAGCCTAA
- the lspA gene encoding signal peptidase II: MAKSSPTSLWLWLALAAAIVLADQFTKTLIVATFDHGEALRISSFFNLTRHHNPGAAFSLLADAGGWQRWFLSAVAVAASAFIVWLLHKHHSQRLFAFSIACIMGGAIGNLIDRLLHGHVIDMLDFHFRWLQPVFHGGHFPTFNLADMAITLGACGIIIDEIRRVRRSRA, encoded by the coding sequence ATGGCCAAATCATCCCCCACCAGCCTCTGGCTCTGGCTCGCGCTGGCCGCCGCCATCGTGCTGGCCGACCAGTTCACGAAAACGCTCATCGTCGCCACCTTCGACCACGGCGAAGCGCTGCGCATCAGCTCGTTTTTCAACCTCACGCGGCACCACAACCCGGGCGCGGCCTTTTCGCTGTTGGCCGACGCCGGTGGCTGGCAGCGCTGGTTTCTGAGCGCGGTGGCGGTGGCGGCCAGCGCCTTCATCGTATGGCTGCTGCACAAGCACCACAGCCAGCGCCTGTTTGCTTTTTCGATCGCTTGCATCATGGGCGGGGCCATCGGCAACCTGATCGACCGGCTGCTGCACGGCCACGTGATCGACATGCTCGACTTTCACTTCCGCTGGCTGCAGCCGGTGTTTCACGGCGGCCACTTTCCCACCTTCAACTTGGCCGACATGGCGATCACGCTAGGCGCGTGCGGTATCATCATCGACGAAATCCGGCGCGTGCGGCGCTCGCGCGCCTGA
- a CDS encoding Hsp20/alpha crystallin family protein, whose product MNHLIPRGSLFDDFFKDMASPGFFIKPLHGDALPQSIKVDVSETPEAYQVQAEIPGVAREDIHVNIDGSIVSLRAEVRQQDRQTSDDKLLRSERYYGSVARSFQLPLEIDEAEAKAKYEHGVLTLTLPKKRGRSGQRLTIE is encoded by the coding sequence ATGAACCACCTGATTCCACGGGGCAGCCTGTTCGACGACTTTTTCAAAGACATGGCCTCGCCCGGTTTTTTCATCAAACCGCTGCACGGCGACGCGCTGCCGCAGTCGATCAAGGTCGATGTGAGCGAAACGCCGGAGGCCTACCAGGTGCAGGCCGAAATCCCGGGTGTGGCGCGTGAAGACATTCACGTCAACATCGATGGCAGCATCGTGAGCCTGCGCGCCGAGGTCCGGCAGCAGGACCGCCAGACCTCAGACGATAAACTGCTGCGCAGCGAGCGCTACTACGGCTCGGTGGCGCGCAGCTTTCAGTTGCCGCTCGAGATCGACGAGGCCGAGGCCAAAGCCAAGTACGAGCACGGCGTGTTGACGCTCACGCTGCCCAAGAAGCGCGGCCGCAGCGGCCAGCGGCTGACGATCGAGTGA
- a CDS encoding quinone oxidoreductase family protein → MSTTHSRAVVIEQTGGPEQMHLIEAPVGDPGPGEVRIRHHAIGLNYIDVYQRSGLYPLPLPLRLGMEGAGVIEAVGAGVEHLQVGDRAAYASQPPGSYCDARVLPAMNVCRLPEDIGFEQGAAMMLKGLTAQYLLRHCKPVEGLQAGDWVLFHAAAGGVGLIVCQWARALGLRLIATAGTDEKCALALANGAVHAINYRHENVAERVRALTAGSGVKVVYDGVGKDTWEGSLDSLAPFGLLVSFGNASGPVPAFAPALLAAKGSVYVTRQTLFHHITSRARTQAMADELFAVVGSGAVQIHVEQRYPLAQVQQAHQALEARQTVGATVLLP, encoded by the coding sequence ATGAGCACCACCCACAGCCGCGCCGTCGTGATCGAGCAAACCGGCGGCCCCGAGCAGATGCACCTGATCGAGGCCCCGGTGGGCGACCCCGGCCCGGGCGAGGTGCGCATCCGCCACCACGCCATCGGGCTCAACTACATCGACGTTTATCAGCGCAGCGGCCTGTACCCGCTGCCGCTGCCATTGCGCTTAGGCATGGAGGGCGCGGGCGTGATCGAGGCCGTGGGCGCGGGCGTGGAGCACCTGCAGGTCGGTGACCGCGCCGCCTACGCCAGCCAGCCGCCAGGCAGCTACTGCGACGCGCGCGTGCTGCCGGCCATGAACGTTTGCCGCCTGCCCGAGGACATCGGCTTTGAGCAGGGCGCGGCCATGATGCTCAAGGGCCTGACGGCCCAATACCTGCTGCGCCACTGCAAGCCGGTCGAGGGCTTGCAAGCGGGCGACTGGGTGCTGTTCCACGCGGCGGCGGGCGGCGTTGGGCTGATCGTTTGCCAGTGGGCGCGCGCGCTCGGCCTGCGCCTGATCGCCACTGCGGGCACGGACGAAAAATGCGCGCTGGCGCTGGCCAATGGGGCCGTGCACGCGATCAACTACCGGCACGAAAACGTGGCCGAACGCGTGCGCGCCCTGACTGCGGGCAGCGGCGTGAAGGTGGTCTATGACGGCGTGGGCAAAGACACCTGGGAGGGCTCGCTCGACAGCCTAGCGCCTTTTGGCCTGCTGGTGAGCTTTGGCAACGCCTCGGGCCCGGTGCCGGCCTTTGCCCCGGCGCTGCTGGCGGCCAAGGGCTCGGTCTATGTCACGCGCCAGACTCTGTTTCACCACATCACCAGCCGCGCGCGCACCCAAGCCATGGCCGACGAACTGTTTGCCGTGGTGGGCAGCGGGGCGGTGCAGATCCACGTCGAGCAGCGCTACCCGCTGGCGCAGGTGCAGCAGGCGCACCAAGCGCTGGAGGCGCGCCAGACCGTGGGCGCCACGGTGCTGTTGCCCTAA
- a CDS encoding DMT family transporter: protein MSATPFAPLTLGTAAMLTIAPLLWAGNAVVGRLAADWIPPMTFNFLRWLVALAILLPLAAWVLRRHSGLWQHWRRFALLGLLAIAGYNSLQYLALHTSTPINVTLVAASMPVWMLIIGRLFFGAAITRQALLGSALSLLGVLVVLTQGQVQRILELQLVPGDAWMLLATCTWALYSWLLTRRDEPAPIRADWSAFLMAQIIFGLFWSAALSAGEWVLWPAATGTPLPQIDWSWALLAVLVFVGLGPGVIAYRFWGEGVQRAGPTVAAFFSNLTPLLAALMSAALLREPPQAFHVAAFALIVAGIAVSSLRR from the coding sequence ATGTCTGCCACACCATTTGCGCCCCTGACCTTGGGCACCGCCGCCATGCTCACCATCGCCCCGTTGCTGTGGGCTGGCAACGCCGTCGTGGGCCGTCTGGCGGCGGACTGGATTCCGCCCATGACCTTCAACTTCCTGCGCTGGTTGGTGGCTTTGGCCATTTTGCTGCCGCTGGCGGCTTGGGTGTTGCGCCGCCACAGCGGTTTGTGGCAGCACTGGCGCCGCTTTGCCCTGCTCGGGCTGCTGGCGATTGCCGGCTACAACTCGCTGCAATACCTGGCGCTGCACACCTCGACGCCGATCAATGTCACGCTGGTGGCAGCCAGCATGCCGGTCTGGATGCTGATCATTGGGCGCCTGTTCTTTGGCGCCGCCATCACGCGCCAGGCGCTGCTGGGCTCGGCGCTGTCGCTGCTCGGGGTGCTGGTGGTGCTCACGCAAGGCCAAGTGCAGCGCATACTCGAGCTGCAACTGGTGCCGGGCGACGCCTGGATGCTGCTGGCCACCTGCACCTGGGCGCTCTACAGCTGGCTGCTCACGCGGCGCGACGAACCGGCCCCGATCCGCGCCGATTGGTCGGCCTTTTTGATGGCGCAGATCATTTTTGGCCTATTCTGGTCGGCCGCGCTCAGCGCCGGCGAGTGGGTCTTGTGGCCAGCGGCCACCGGCACCCCCTTGCCGCAGATCGACTGGAGCTGGGCGCTGCTGGCGGTGCTGGTGTTCGTGGGCCTGGGGCCGGGCGTGATCGCCTACCGCTTCTGGGGCGAAGGGGTGCAGCGCGCCGGCCCCACCGTGGCCGCGTTCTTCAGCAACCTGACGCCGCTGCTGGCCGCGCTCATGTCCGCCGCCCTGCTGCGCGAACCCCCGCAAGCCTTCCACGTCGCCGCCTTCGCGCTCATCGTGGCCGGCATCGCGGTCTCGTCGCTGCGGCGTTGA
- a CDS encoding DUF4160 domain-containing protein has protein sequence MAPTIVRDGKFRLYFFSREETRIHVHISHPDGEAKFWLTPQIELAVNVGLSQTQLRQAHAIVSTHIKEIQDAWNHHFGS, from the coding sequence ATGGCACCGACCATCGTCAGAGACGGCAAATTCAGGCTGTACTTTTTCTCCAGAGAAGAAACACGAATACACGTACACATTTCTCACCCGGATGGCGAAGCCAAGTTCTGGCTCACGCCTCAGATCGAGTTGGCGGTCAACGTCGGATTGAGTCAAACACAGCTGCGGCAAGCGCACGCTATCGTGAGCACGCACATCAAGGAGATTCAGGATGCCTGGAACCATCACTTTGGAAGCTGA
- a CDS encoding DUF2442 domain-containing protein encodes MPGTITLEAEVTNISKHCFWLLLGNEELAVSFNDFPWFKNATVEQLTDIQWPSADHLYWPKLDIDLSVQSIRNPAAFPLVSKT; translated from the coding sequence ATGCCTGGAACCATCACTTTGGAAGCTGAAGTCACAAACATTTCCAAGCATTGCTTTTGGCTGCTACTCGGAAACGAAGAGCTTGCGGTTTCGTTCAACGATTTCCCATGGTTTAAAAATGCCACCGTAGAACAACTAACCGATATCCAATGGCCCAGTGCCGATCATCTGTACTGGCCCAAGCTGGACATTGATTTATCCGTTCAGTCGATTCGCAATCCGGCTGCATTTCCGCTGGTTTCTAAAACTTGA